ACCGTGATGCCCAACTGCTCGGCGACCTCCGGCCCGCTGAAACCGCGCGCGATGCGCTCGAGCACAGTTCGCTCGCGTGCGCTCAACGTGTCGAGACGCGAGCTCTCTGGTAGCGCGACCGCCTTCGGGGGCGTACGGAGCCCGGTGGCCAGCGCCTTTGCGGTCGTCGGCAACACATAGCTCATACCGTCCGCGACCATCTCGATCGCTTCGATCAGCTCGGTGACTGAGGCGCTCCATGGCAGATAGCCAAAGGCCCCGGCGCGGAATGCGTCGAGCACTTCCTCGGGCTGCTGCTCACCGTTGAGCACGATCACGTGCGGACCGAGCGGCACTGCCGCCAGCGCGGTGACCTGTTTGATCACGGTCGCGACGTCGGGTTCGGCAGACAGCAGCACGACCTGCGCCGCTCGATGCGTCGCGTAGCTGATGCACTGCTCGAGGTCGCACGAATCACCGACGACATGGAGCCGCGGATCACGTGCCAGCAGCGCCGTCATCGCCTGTCGCATGAGCTGATTGCGATCGAGTACCGCAATGCGAATGGGCTCACCGGTAAACCGGGCCCCTCGTCGTCGCGAGGCGTCACTCAACAGCGCGGCGGCGAGTGCGTCGCTTGACTCCACCGGAAAGACGCCTGCCATCAGCGGTCGCTGCGAGACGTTCGGAATTCGCGTTCGCATATCCACCTCCGTTGTCCGCAGTCTGCGTGGACCGAACCCGCCAGGTTATCAGGGTATCCCCATTTCTGCTGTCAGGAAAACACCTGTCAATGGGACGGTCCATTTCTGCTCGCGGCGTACATTTCAGCCATGCCGACGCCATCCTCGACGCTGCTGCGTCAGCTGTTTCCGTCGTGGGCGTTCTTTGATGAAGCCCGTCTGCCGCCCACGCTCCAGCTCAGACTGCTTCCGGATAGCGGCACGACTGGCTCGTGGCAGCATGTTATTCGCCCGTCGCCGCGCCGTTGGTGGCATGTGGTGTTCAATCCTGCAGGCACCCAGACGCTCGCCGCCCAAACACTCGTGGAGCGCTGGTATACCGAGCTCGTCGAACTGGGAGAGCGCTCCGCCGCCTGCCAGGAGTCGCTCAGCCTGGTTACCTCGCTGGCCGAACATGCGCTGGCCGAACATGCGCTGGCGGCGTCGACCGACGGGCGCGACGCCTGGCAGCTTCGGCTGATCGTCACCGACGACGACGATGGCGTCATACACGTCGTGTACGAGAGCGACCGCCTGCTGTGCACGAACGTTCGCGGGACATCGTGAGCGAACTCCCGGCCCTGCTGACCACGACCATCGTTTGGATGTGCCGCATCGCGGCGCTGGCGGCTGCGGTGAACGCACTCGAGCTCATCACCATGCGGCAGGCGCTGTCCGACCGTGGCGTCTGGCGGGCGCCGCTGCTTTCGCCGCGGTGGGGCGTCTGGGGTCTGCTGCTCGGCCCGCGCGCATTCCTCGTGGTCCTCGTGGCGCAGCTCGCACTCGCGGTGATCCTGGCCGTGGCGCCGGGCACCACGGCAGGTTGCGTCGCTGCCGCCGCGCTGGCGTTCACCTCGTGGCTGGCGGCCCTACGCTTCCGCGGGAACGTGAACGGCGGCAGCGATGCCATGCTCTTCACCGTGCTCGGTGGGCTCGCGGTGGCGCAGCTCCCCAACGTGACCAGCGTCGTCCACGAGGGCGGTGTGCTCTACATCGCGGCGCAGCTCACACTGTCGTACGTGCGCGCCGGCATCGTAAAAGCGAAGGAACGCAGCTGGTGGAGCGGACGGGCTCTCTCGGCCTTTCTGGCGCTGCCGGCGTACGGTGTACCGGCCTGGGCGCAGCGTCGCGTCCCGAACGACCTGTTCGCGCTGCGCATCGCGTCCGCAGGCGTCATCGCCTTCGAGTGCCTCGCTCCGTTGGCGTGGTTCGATCGCATCGCCTGTATCGCGCTGATGGCCATGGCGCTCACGTTTCACACCGCCACGGCGGCACTCTTCGGACTCAATCGGTTTCTGTTGGCATGGAGCGCGGCACTGCCCTCGCTCTGGTACGCGGTGCACCGCGTGCGCTAGTTCGCGCTAAATCGCGACAGTACGCGCTACGACGCGAGCCACTCCTTCCACAGCTTCTCGTCGACACCGATGCACACCTTGTTCTGGAACCGCACGAGCGGCTGCTTCAGAATGAACGGCTCATCGGCGAGGATGCTGAGCCAACGCTCCTCGCCGTACAGCGCCTGACGCAACCCGAGATCGAGAAAGCGCTTCGACGTGCGATCGATGACCGCGTCCACGCCGAACTTCTGCGTGAACCGCTTGAGCTCCCCGATGGACGCCGGCCGCTCAGCCAAGTCACAGAAGTGCACCTTGATGCGGCGCTCCTGAAAGAAGCGCTGCGCTTTTCGCGTGTCGGCACTTTTCTTGGTGCCAAAAACCTGGACCACGGTTTCCATGGTGTGATTTCCGGGGGGAAGCTGTTTGGGGGTGAACGTGTGGGCGACAGGTGGAAGCGGTGCGTACCGACCGTCCGAAGCGGTACTTCACCCCGACGCCCACACGGTGGCACCTAAACTACTTCCGGTGGGAAATCACACGTTAACCACCGCGGCCGGGTTGCCGTACGCCACCGCATCGGCCGGGATGTCTTTGGTGACCACACTACCCGCGCCGATCACGGCCCGCGCTCCGATCGTAATTCCCGGCATTACCAGCGCACCGGCACCGATCCATGCGCCGTCACCGATGGTGATGGGCGCCGCCTGCGTGACGTACGGCGAGAGCCCCGAGTCCGGCGTCCACGACGCCGGCAGCCGCTCCTCGGCGCGGAGCGGGTGAAACGCGGTGAGCAGTTGCACGCCCGGTCCGATCAAGACTTTCTCGCCGATGGTGATCCGCGCAGAATCGAGAAAGACCGCGTTGACGTTGACGAACGTGTGTGCGCCGATGCTGATGTGCACGCCGTAATCGCAGAAGAACGGCGGCTCGATCCAGACACCGTCTCCGACCGCACCGAGCAGCTCGGTCAGTACCCGATTGCGCCAAACAGCATCGGTGGAGGGAACCGCCGCATACTCGCGCATCAGCGCTCGCGCCCGGTGGGCCAGCGCCAGCAACTCGGGATCACGCGAGTTGTAGCGCGCGCCCGAAAGCATGAGTTGCCGCTGGGTCACGGTGTCCATCGTGTGATTTCCCGGGGGGAGCTGTTTGGGGGCGAACGCGTGGAAGTCTAGCGGAAGCGGTGCGTACGGACCGTCCGAAGCCGTACTTCCCCCCGACTCCCACACCTTGGCACCTAAACTACTTCCGGTGGGAAATCACACGTTCGCCACCGCGCCCGGGTTGGCATCCGCGTATGCCATTTTCGCATCGTCGAACGCGCCTTCACTCCGCGACACCACCAGCGTCGCGACACCGTTGCCGATCAGGTTCGTGATCGCCCGCGCTTCCGACATGAAGCGGTCCACGCCCAGCAGCAGCGCGACGCCCTCCACCGGTACGGTGCGGGTGGCGGCCAGCGTACTGGCCAGCACGATGAAGCCGGACCCGGTCACGCCGGCGGCGCCTTTGCTCGTCAGCATGAGAATGCCAAGGAGCGTGATCTGTTGCGAGATGCTCAAGTCCACCTTGTACACCTGCGCGATGAAGATCGTGGCCATCGACAGGTAGATGCTGGTGCCGTCGAGATTGAACGAATAGCCGGTGGGGATCACCAGCCCCACGACGGGCTTCGCGCAGCCGTACTGTTCGAGCTTGATCAGCATGCGCGGCAGCGCCGCTTCGGAACTCGACGTGCCGAGCACCAACAGAATCTCGTCCTTGATGAAGCGCAGGAACTTCCAGATGCGGAAGCCGTACGCGCGGCAGATCAGACCCAGCACCACGAACACGAACACCGCCATCGTCAGGTAGACGTCGAGCATCAGGCGCGCGAGTGGGATGAGCGTCTTGAGGCCGAAGGTACCCACCGTGTAGGCCATCGCACCGAATGCACCGATCGGCGCGAGCACCATCACCATCGACACGATCTTGAAGAACACCGCCTGAAATCGCACCAGCAGATCGGCGATGTCGCGTCCCGCGTCACCCACCGCCGTGAGCGCGACGCCGAAGAGCACCGAGAAGAACACGACGGGCAGCAACTCACCGCTCGCGAACGCCGCAATGATGTTGCTGGGCACGATGTGCAGCAGGAACTCGAGCGTGCTCTGTTGCGCACCGGCCGTCGTGTACTTGCTCACGTCGCCCAGTTGCATGGTCGAGATGTCGAGACCGGCGCCCGGCTTCGTCACGTTTACGATGATCAATCCAATCGCCAAGGCGAGCGTGGACACCAGCTCGAAATACAGCAGCGCCTTGCCGCCGACGCGTCCGAGCTTGCGCAGGTCCGCCATGCTCGCGATGCCGTGCACGATCGTGAGGAAGATGATCGGCGTGATCACCATCTTCACGAGATTGATGAACGTGTCGCCGAGGGGCTTGAGCGACTTGGCGGTATCCGGGGCGACGACGCCCAGCAGAATGCCGAGCGAGACGGCGACGAGCACCTGAAAAGTCAGGTTCCTGAGGAGGCGCGAGATCACGTGGGGGGGTGACAGAGGAAGGAACCTTGCCGAACACTCTACATATTGTCTCCATGTCCACGACATCGCGCCCCTATCGGCCAGCTTGGTGGCTTCCAGATCCTCACAGCGCCACGCTGTGGGGACGGATCGGCCGCCGGGAGCCCCAGTTGGCGGTCCGCGTGGAGCGCTGGGACACCCCCGACGGCGACTTCGTCGAGATCGCCCGATTGGAGAGTGCCGATGGAGCGGCCGCGCCGCGTTTGCTGCTTTTTCACGGGCTCGAAGGCGGCATGCACTCGCATTATGCCCGCGCCATGTTCCGCGAGGCGAGTCAGCGGGGATGGGCGGCCGATTTGCTGCTCTTCCGGACCTGCGGCACCGAGCCGAATCGACTGCCTCGCAGCTACCACTCCGGCGAAACCTCCGACCCGCTTTGGGTCGTCGAGCAGATTTCCCGCGAATTCCCCGATGCGCCCCTCGGCCTGATGGGCGTCTCGTTGGGCGGCAATGTGCTGTGCAAACTGCTCGGCGAGTTCGGTGACGTCATGCCCGAGCAGGTCGTTGGCGCCGTGGCGATGTCGGTGCCGTTCGACCTGGCCCGGGCCTCGCGGCATATCGGTCGGGGGTTCGGCGCGATCTACGAGAAGTTCTTTCTCAAGTCGCTGATTCCGAAGGCGCTGGCCAAGATCGATCGGCATCCCGAGCTGGCGGGGCTGCGCCGGGTGCAGCAGGCCCGCACGCTCTGGGAATTCGACGATGCCTTCACCGCACCGTTGCACGGCTTTCGCGACGCGGCCGACTACTATGCCCGCGCCAGTTCGCTGCGGTATCTGGCGCGGATTCAAGTCCCGACCCTCCTGCTCAGCGCCGTCGACGACCCGTTCCTGCCGTCTGATGTGCTGCAGGAGGTCACGCGCGAGGTGTCTGAGAACCCGCACGTCGAGCTCGAATTCCCGTCCCGTGGCGGACACGTCGGATTCACGGCCGGTACGCGTCCGTGGAATCCCTGGTACTACGGCGAGTGGCGGGCCGCCGAGTTCCTTGCCGCCCGGATGCGACGGTTCGTGCGCGCGCCCCGATAGCCAACATCCATCACACCACTCATGAATCCACGCGCGCTGATCCTCTCCGTGGCCCTGTTGGCCGGTTGCCTCCTCAGCCTTTTCCCTAAGCCGGCTCGCGCTTCACGCGGACTCCCCGACTCGCTCACCGTCATTCACGCCGGTACCATGCTCGACGGGCGTGGCGGGCGTCTCAGCAATGTGTGGGTGGTCGTGCGGGGGGGGGCGCATCGAGCGGGTGAGCACGAAGCCCATCACGCTCTCGGGCGCGACCCGCATCGAGCTCGGCGCGGCGACGCTGTTGCCCGGGCTGATCGACGCGCACACCCATCCCGGCTGGTACGTCGACAAGCAGGGAAAGCGGAATTCGCCCCGCAGTGGTGATTCGCCCGCCGAGGCCGCGCTGGCGCGGGCCGGCAACCTGTACGCAACACTGATGGCGGGGTTCACCACGATCCAGAGCATCGGTGGACCGGAAGATGACGAGCTGCGTGATGCCATTTCCCGCGGGCGCATTCCGGGGCCGCGATTGCTCACATCGCTCGCGCCGATCAACAGCACGCGTCCGTCGCCCGATTCCATGCGTGTCATCGTACGCGGGCTCAAGGCACAGGGTGCCGATTTGATCAAGCTGTTTGCGTCCAGCGGTTTGGGCGCGGGCGGTGCGCAGACGCTGTCCAACGAGCAGATCGCGGCAATCTGCGGCGAGGCGAAATCGCTGGGATTGCGCACGCTGGTGCATGCGATCAGTGCGGCGAGCGTGAGGGCGGCGGTACTCGGTGGATGCACGCAAATCGAGCATGGCATCTTCGTCACCGATGCCGAGCTCACACTCATGGCGGAGCACGGCACGATCTTCGATCCGCAGCTCTGTCTCGTATTCCAGAATTACATCGACCATCCCGACGCCTACAGCTTCACCGACTCCACACTCGCACCACTGAAGGCGGCAATCCCCACGGCCAGCGCGATGTATGCGCGCGCGCTGCGCGTCCCGAAGCTCAAGATCGTGTTCGGCACCGACGCCGTAGCCCTCGCCCATGGGCGAAATGCCGACGAACTGCTCTGTCGCGTGAAGTCGGGTCAGTCACCCATGGCGGCGATCATCTCGGCGACTAGTGTCGGTGCCGACGCGCTCGGCCTCGGTGACCGCATCGGCAGCATCGTGCAGGGCTACGAAGCGGATCTGATCGCCGTCGATGGCGATCCCTCGCGCGACATCGGCGCGACGCGGCGG
This region of Gemmatimonas groenlandica genomic DNA includes:
- a CDS encoding hydrolase; the encoded protein is MSTTSRPYRPAWWLPDPHSATLWGRIGRREPQLAVRVERWDTPDGDFVEIARLESADGAAAPRLLLFHGLEGGMHSHYARAMFREASQRGWAADLLLFRTCGTEPNRLPRSYHSGETSDPLWVVEQISREFPDAPLGLMGVSLGGNVLCKLLGEFGDVMPEQVVGAVAMSVPFDLARASRHIGRGFGAIYEKFFLKSLIPKALAKIDRHPELAGLRRVQQARTLWEFDDAFTAPLHGFRDAADYYARASSLRYLARIQVPTLLLSAVDDPFLPSDVLQEVTREVSENPHVELEFPSRGGHVGFTAGTRPWNPWYYGEWRAAEFLAARMRRFVRAPR
- a CDS encoding response regulator transcription factor, translating into MRTRIPNVSQRPLMAGVFPVESSDALAAALLSDASRRRGARFTGEPIRIAVLDRNQLMRQAMTALLARDPRLHVVGDSCDLEQCISYATHRAAQVVLLSAEPDVATVIKQVTALAAVPLGPHVIVLNGEQQPEEVLDAFRAGAFGYLPWSASVTELIEAIEMVADGMSYVLPTTAKALATGLRTPPKAVALPESSRLDTLSARERTVLERIARGFSGPEVAEQLGITVKTVDTYRHRIHEKLGVHHRSDYVRIALDNGLLLREPHSP
- a CDS encoding arsenate reductase family protein, producing the protein METVVQVFGTKKSADTRKAQRFFQERRIKVHFCDLAERPASIGELKRFTQKFGVDAVIDRTSKRFLDLGLRQALYGEERWLSILADEPFILKQPLVRFQNKVCIGVDEKLWKEWLAS
- a CDS encoding sugar O-acetyltransferase; translated protein: MTQRQLMLSGARYNSRDPELLALAHRARALMREYAAVPSTDAVWRNRVLTELLGAVGDGVWIEPPFFCDYGVHISIGAHTFVNVNAVFLDSARITIGEKVLIGPGVQLLTAFHPLRAEERLPASWTPDSGLSPYVTQAAPITIGDGAWIGAGALVMPGITIGARAVIGAGSVVTKDIPADAVAYGNPAAVVNV
- a CDS encoding amidohydrolase family protein; its protein translation is MSTKPITLSGATRIELGAATLLPGLIDAHTHPGWYVDKQGKRNSPRSGDSPAEAALARAGNLYATLMAGFTTIQSIGGPEDDELRDAISRGRIPGPRLLTSLAPINSTRPSPDSMRVIVRGLKAQGADLIKLFASSGLGAGGAQTLSNEQIAAICGEAKSLGLRTLVHAISAASVRAAVLGGCTQIEHGIFVTDAELTLMAEHGTIFDPQLCLVFQNYIDHPDAYSFTDSTLAPLKAAIPTASAMYARALRVPKLKIVFGTDAVALAHGRNADELLCRVKSGQSPMAAIISATSVGADALGLGDRIGSIVQGYEADLIAVDGDPSRDIGATRRVTFVMRGGVRYR
- a CDS encoding dicarboxylate/amino acid:cation symporter; the protein is MSRLLRNLTFQVLVAVSLGILLGVVAPDTAKSLKPLGDTFINLVKMVITPIIFLTIVHGIASMADLRKLGRVGGKALLYFELVSTLALAIGLIIVNVTKPGAGLDISTMQLGDVSKYTTAGAQQSTLEFLLHIVPSNIIAAFASGELLPVVFFSVLFGVALTAVGDAGRDIADLLVRFQAVFFKIVSMVMVLAPIGAFGAMAYTVGTFGLKTLIPLARLMLDVYLTMAVFVFVVLGLICRAYGFRIWKFLRFIKDEILLVLGTSSSEAALPRMLIKLEQYGCAKPVVGLVIPTGYSFNLDGTSIYLSMATIFIAQVYKVDLSISQQITLLGILMLTSKGAAGVTGSGFIVLASTLAATRTVPVEGVALLLGVDRFMSEARAITNLIGNGVATLVVSRSEGAFDDAKMAYADANPGAVANV